The Microbacterium sp. SORGH_AS_0428 genome contains the following window.
CGGCGTGCAGGTGCTCTGGGTCGCCCGCCTCGCCCTGCCCGAGGGCGCGCCCCAACTCGTCGGATTCTGGGTGCTCGTGGTCCTCGAGCTCGCCGTGCCGGTATGGGCGGAGCATCGGCGTCGCACCCAGTGGCACCCGCACCACATCGCCGAACGCTACGGCCTGTTCACCCTCATCCTGCTGGGTGAGAGCCTGCTCGCGAGCGCCAACGCGATGATCGACGCGCTCAGCACGGGGGAGCACACCGCCCAACTCATCGGTCTCGCCGCAGCCGGCGTTGTCATCACCGCATCCATCTGGTGGATCTACTTCGCCCGCGAACAGGCCGCCCGCCTGCGCAGCACCTCCGACGGCTTCGTCTTCGGCTACCTGCACTACTTCCTCTTCGCCGCCGTCGGCGCCGTCTCCTCCGGCGTCGAGGTCGAGATCGACCACGTCACCGGCGCCACCGAGATCACCGGCGCCGCGGCGGGCCTCGCGCTCACCCTGCCGCTCGCGCTCTTCCTCCTCGCCACCTGGGCCGTGCTGCTGCGCGGCACCGTGCGGCGGACCATCTGGTGGGCGATCCTCGTCGGCATCGCCCTCGTCGCCGCATCCGGACTCCTGCCGGTCGGCGAGTTCATCGCCGCCGCGGCCGTGAT
Protein-coding sequences here:
- a CDS encoding low temperature requirement protein A, producing the protein MIATTRAGLRRMRALDPRSPHRVASPLELLFDLVFVVAVSQASSTLHHLISEGEAAHGLLSYAMVFFAVWWAWMNFTWFASAFDTDDWLYRVMTIAQMGGVLVLAAGVQQAMVHDDFLIVTIGYVIMRLSMVAQWLRAAISDAASRPTALRFAVGVAGVQVLWVARLALPEGAPQLVGFWVLVVLELAVPVWAEHRRRTQWHPHHIAERYGLFTLILLGESLLASANAMIDALSTGEHTAQLIGLAAAGVVITASIWWIYFAREQAARLRSTSDGFVFGYLHYFLFAAVGAVSSGVEVEIDHVTGATEITGAAAGLALTLPLALFLLATWAVLLRGTVRRTIWWAILVGIALVAASGLLPVGEFIAAAAVMVGVVALLEVDASRKPVTQPS